One genomic window of Elaeis guineensis isolate ETL-2024a chromosome 2, EG11, whole genome shotgun sequence includes the following:
- the LOC105040128 gene encoding probable histone acetyltransferase type B catalytic subunit, with product MALKQKGGEVSGDAKKRRRVGFANIDAGVEANECIKVFLVKKEDEVGKTSSYCIDPVDLNLFFGEDGKIYGYKDLKINIWLSTVSFHAYAEITYASTQDGGKGITDLKPALQSIFGESLIEKEEFLQTFSKDRHYIRNIVSDGAVLHSDSLRKDDQASDIHLDAEGSTIEVIRMELHNLPVGLLYSRLVPLVLLLVEGGRPIDVTDPRWDIFLVVKKLQDPLGDGIINLVGFATVYRFYHYPDSTRLRISQILVLPPCQGQGHGRCLLEAVNSVAISENIYDVTVEEPSDYLQYLRSCIDTLRLLVFEPIKPAISSVVSYLKEGNLSKRACKLRFAPPANVMELVRQKLKINKKQFRRCWEVLIYLNLDTENRRCVENFRACISDRVKGDILDKDAEANGKRLVEVPNDYDHDMTFVVFWSQAGGESDSIDSKLEGDPATQEEQLSQLIDKEMEDIAEIAQKVSLLHNS from the exons ATGGCGCTTAAACAGAAAGGAGGGGAGGTCTCGGGGGACGCCAAGAAGCGGAGGCGCGTTGGTTTCGCCAATATCG ATGCTGGAGTTGAGGCAAATGAGTGCATCAAAGTTTTTCTTG TAAAAAAGGAAGATGAAGTGGGTAAAACAAGCAGCTATTGTATCGATCCGGTTGACCTGAATCTTTTTTTTGGTGAAGATGGAAAGATATATGGCTATAAAGACTTAAAG ATCAACATATGGTTGAGTACTGTATCTTTTCATGCATATGCTGAGATTACGTATGCAAGCACACAGGAT GGAGGAAAAGGAATTACGGACCTGAAACCTGCTCTTCAG AGCATATTTGGTGAATCGTTGATTGagaaggaagaatttcttcaaacATTTTCAAAAGATCGCCACTATATCAG AAATATTGTGTCAGATGGAGCAGTCCTGCATTCTGATTCCTTGAGGAAAGATGATCAGGCATCTGACATACACTTGGATGCTGAGGGCTCTACCATTGAG GTCATTCGTATGGAACTGCACAACTTGCCTGTTGGTTTGCTTTATAGTCGTCTAGTACCTCTTGTGCTGCTTCTTGTTGAAG GTGGCAGGCCAATTGATGTCACGGATCCAAGATGGGATATATTTCTTGTTGTGAAAAAGTTGCAGGATCCTTTGGGGGATGGTATTATCAACCTAGTAGGTTTTGCAACTGTTTATCGCTTCTACCATTATCCTGACAGTACTCGCTTACGAATTAGCCAG ATACTAGTATTGCCGCCTTGTCAGGGTCAAGGCCATGGCCGTTGTCTTCTAGAGGCTGTGAATTCTGTTGCAATATCTGAAAACATATATGATGTGACAGTTGAGGAGCCCTCTGACTACCTCCAGTATCTCCGGTCCTGTATTGACACCCTCCGCCTGCTTGTTTTTGAGCCCATAAAGCCAGCCATCAGTTCAGTTGTCTCTTACCTGAAGGAAGGCAACCTATCCAAGAGAGCTTGCAAGTTAAGGTTCGCTCCTCCAGCTAATGTGATGGAACTTGTGCGACAAAAGTTAAAGATCAACAAGAAGCAGTTCCGTAGGTGCTGGGAGGTCCTTATCTATCTAAACCTTGATACTGAGAACCGGAGGTGCGTGGAGAATTTTAGGGCCTGCATCTCTGATCGTGTGAAAGGTGATATCCTGGATAAGGATGCTGAGGCTAATGGAAAACGTCTGGTTGAGGTCCCTAATGATTATGACCATGACATGACTTTTGTCGTGTTCTGGTCGCAGGCCGGCGGGGAATCAGACAGTATAGATAGCAAGCTGGAGGGAGATCCAGCAACTCAAGAGGAGCAGTTAAGTCAGTTGATCGACAAGGAAATGGAAGATATTGCTGAGATTGCGCAGAAGGTTTCTTTGCTCCACAATTCCTAA
- the LOC105040140 gene encoding acid phosphatase 1 — translation MLQFHRLLLCFLVAAVATSQTHLEMVAEDPSGGLADDPKVQYCESWRLAVETNNAGEWKKVPSRCVDVVADYIKGPQYLTDSKMVARLSHAYAKTVQLAGDGKDVWIFDVDETLISNFLHYTLHGYESRMCNETAYDQWVYTGKATALPWSLWLYRKLQSLGFQLVLLTGRKEHHRNSTEQNLMAVGYRSWKKLILRESLDATKTAMTYKSEKRAELEAEGYTIHGSSGDQWSDLLGPPMAKRSFKLPNPMYHIP, via the exons ATGCTACAATTCCAtcgtcttctcctctgttttctcgTGGCCGCCGTTGCCACATCCCAAACCCACCTCGAGATGGTGGCGGAGGACCCGAGCGGCGGCTTGGCAGACGATCCAAAGGTCCAATACTGCGAGAGCTGGCGGCTGGCGGTGGAGACCAACAACGCCGGCGAGTGGAAGAAGGTGCCATCTCGGTGCGTCGACGTGGTGGCGGACTACATCAAAGGCCCGCAGTACCTGACAGATTCCAAGATGGTCGCCCGCCTATCCCACGCCTATGCCAAGACTGTCCAGCTCGCCGGCGATGGCAAGGACGTCTGGATCTTCGACGTCGACGAGACTTTGATCTCTAATTTCCTGCACTACACTCTCCATGGATATGA GTCAAGAATGTGTAATGAAACGGCGTATGATCAATGGGTGTATACGGGGAAGGCGACGGCATTGCCGTGGAGCTTGTGGCTCTACAGAAAGCTCCAAAGTCTTGGATTTCAGTTGGTTCTCTTGACGGGTCGAAAGGAGCATCATCGCAACTCCACCGAGCAGAATTTGATGGCTGTTGGCTATCGTTCATGGAAAAAACTTATCTTGAG GGAATCTTTGGATGCCACCAAGACAGCTATGACGTATAAATCGGAGAAGCGAGCAGAGTTAGAGGCCGAAGGGTACACGATTCACGGGAGCTCTGGAGACCAGTGGAGTGATTTGCTGGGTCCACCAATGGCCAAGCGATCCTTTAAGTTACCAAACCCCATGTACCATATTCCGTAG